A DNA window from Nitratidesulfovibrio sp. contains the following coding sequences:
- a CDS encoding STAS domain-containing protein, whose product MAHLELDDHGNILVAALTGELTLANATEVRNELERLFARKGVSDVVLDLGAVSFMDSSGLGTLVAASTKARSMGRRLLLYRPTAEAVHTMETAQLTGFFPILGDEVDLLALLPD is encoded by the coding sequence ATGGCGCACCTCGAGCTTGACGATCACGGAAACATCCTTGTCGCGGCGCTGACAGGCGAGCTGACCCTGGCCAACGCCACCGAGGTCCGCAACGAACTGGAACGGCTGTTCGCCCGAAAGGGTGTGTCCGACGTGGTGCTGGACCTTGGCGCCGTGTCGTTCATGGACAGCTCGGGCCTGGGCACGCTGGTGGCCGCCAGCACCAAGGCGCGGTCCATGGGCCGCCGCCTGCTGCTGTACCGGCCCACCGCAGAGGCGGTGCACACCATGGAAACCGCGCAACTCACCGGGTTCTTTCCCATCCTTGGCGACGAGGTAGATTTGCTGGCCCTTCTGCCGGACTAG
- a CDS encoding ATP-binding protein, whose amino-acid sequence MHDYEFTTTALRETYRPFVRGIAATMAAYLATPTLVHPLELVTAEACANVVRHAYPEGQPGPLRVRLTVTPRVGMELAVTDWGRGCAACPLPPPGLSGLSGPSGPSGPSGVAPEATSGRGLHIITCLCDAVTGATGPDGNTLHLQLAIPEEQWRTSSLTITETSLSRR is encoded by the coding sequence ATGCACGATTACGAATTCACCACCACCGCCCTGCGCGAAACCTACCGCCCCTTCGTGCGCGGCATCGCCGCTACCATGGCCGCCTACCTGGCCACGCCCACACTGGTGCACCCGCTGGAACTGGTCACGGCGGAGGCATGCGCCAACGTGGTGCGCCATGCCTACCCGGAAGGGCAACCCGGCCCGTTGCGGGTGCGCCTGACGGTGACCCCGCGCGTGGGCATGGAACTGGCCGTCACCGACTGGGGCCGCGGCTGCGCGGCTTGCCCGCTGCCCCCGCCCGGCCTGTCTGGCCTGTCTGGCCCGTCTGGCCCGTCTGGCCCGTCGGGAGTGGCTCCGGAAGCCACGTCAGGACGGGGCTTGCACATCATCACCTGCCTGTGCGATGCCGTGACGGGTGCCACCGGCCCCGACGGCAACACCCTGCACCTGCAATTGGCCATCCCGGAGGAACAATGGCGCACCTCGAGCTTGACGATCACGGAAACATCCTTGTCGCGGCGCTGA